The following is a genomic window from Actinomycetota bacterium.
ACAGGCGGTCAGTGAAGGCGCCCGAGCCATACCCGGTCCCTTGGGCGAAGAGCTGAGGGCGGTCAACAGAGAACTGGATTCGGGAATATCGCTGGATAATTCACTGGACAGCCTGGCCAAAAAGACTGACTTAAAGGAGATGACCATGTCCGTAGCGGTACTAAAGGCCGGCGCCAGATACGGCGGCGATATTTCAAACGCGGCCCAATCGCTCTCCTTGCTCGTCCGCAAAAGACAGGCGGCTAAACGCGAACAGAACGTGCTGACCGCCCAGGCAAGGTATTCGTCGTTGATTTTGGGCGCTCTGCCGGTCGCGTTCTTACTCTTCTTTCCCGCGGACAACGGCCAGGGACTTGGCGGCGTTTTGTCGTCTCCGGCCGGGTGGGCCGTAGTCTTAGCGGGATTGACCCTTAACGCCGGGGGATTTTTGGTTATGCGCAGACTGGCAGGCTCCGATTCCTTATGAACCCGGATAAACTGCTGGTTGCGCTGGCCGGCGTAGGTCGTTATGTTCCTGATGGTTGGCCGGTTTGGCAGGGAGGCGTTTCCGAAGGGGCGCCCGACGCGGCTGCCCGGGGCGCCGGCCTTATAGCGTGTTTGGCCGGCGTGATATTGTTGCCTAAACCGTTCGCGTACGCCGTTCTGATTCCGATATACTTTGTGGGAACACGGGCGCCCGCCCTGATCAGGCAGGCCGCAATGGAGAGAAGAGGCGCGGCCATTGACGCGGCTCTGCCGGATCTGGCCGATCTGATGACGCTCCTGGCCGAGGCGGGCATAAGTATCAGCCGCGCCCTGCCGATAGCCGCTGAAGAAGCTAACGGGCCTTTGCGCGAGCGGCTGGACGCCGCCTTGGCGCAGATCGAGATCGGTGCAGCCAGGCAGGAAGCGCTATTAAACTCGGCGGCCGTCTCGCCGTCAAAAGAGCTGAAGGCTTTCGCGGGTTTGTTCGCGGAAGCGGACAGGTACGGGACGCCAATCGCCGCCGCCTTGCGCGCTTTTTCCGACGACGCGCGCGATAAGCAGCTATGCCGCGCCCGCGAAGAGGCCCAGAAGCTGCCGATTAAAATGCTCTTCCCTCTGGTCTTCATGATTCTTCCCGCGTTTATGCTTTTAACCGCCGGTCCGCTGGTCGTGAGCCTGATTTAGGCGGGTTCAGAGACGCGCCCTATGCTATACTGAAAAGGCATTCTGTTACTGGATTGAGGTATTGATTTGGCTTTTAAGCAACTGGAAAAAATCCTACGGTTCGGCGAGGGCAAGCAGATTAAACAGCTTGAAGACCTGGTAGAAAAGGTCAACTCGATTGAACCGGACATCGCTCCGCTAACCGACAAACAACTAACCGCAAAAACGGAAGAATTCAAGAAACGACTGGTCAACGGGGAGACGCTGGAAGACGTTCTGCCTGAGGCCTTCGCTGTTACGCGGGAAGCAGCCAAGCGCGTGATGAACATGCGCCATTTCGACGTGCAGATAATGGGCGGAGTCGTTCTCCACCAGGGCAAGATCGCCGAAATGAAGACCGGTGAGGGAAAGACGCTGGTGGCTACGCTGGCTGTTTACTTAAACGCCTTAGCCGGACTGGGCGTGCACGTTGTGACGGTTAACGATTACCTGGCAAAACGAGACGTCCAATGGATGGGTCCTATTTACGATTTCCTCGGCCTGAAGGTGTCCGTGCTTCAGCACGAAACCGCTTACATGCTGGACTTATCCCTGGAAGCCG
Proteins encoded in this region:
- a CDS encoding type II secretion system F family protein produces the protein MLKAAAAGLAVGFGCLILQKMPGKETIVRFVDPAQDYGRRLLRPLLRKTDERKRRREIEETLPVFLRQTASCLQASLTVRQAVSEGARAIPGPLGEELRAVNRELDSGISLDNSLDSLAKKTDLKEMTMSVAVLKAGARYGGDISNAAQSLSLLVRKRQAAKREQNVLTAQARYSSLILGALPVAFLLFFPADNGQGLGGVLSSPAGWAVVLAGLTLNAGGFLVMRRLAGSDSL
- a CDS encoding type II secretion system F family protein; the encoded protein is MNPDKLLVALAGVGRYVPDGWPVWQGGVSEGAPDAAARGAGLIACLAGVILLPKPFAYAVLIPIYFVGTRAPALIRQAAMERRGAAIDAALPDLADLMTLLAEAGISISRALPIAAEEANGPLRERLDAALAQIEIGAARQEALLNSAAVSPSKELKAFAGLFAEADRYGTPIAAALRAFSDDARDKQLCRAREEAQKLPIKMLFPLVFMILPAFMLLTAGPLVVSLI